The Halomicronema hongdechloris C2206 genome includes a window with the following:
- the cas2 gene encoding CRISPR-associated endonuclease Cas2: protein MLVLITYDIPDNKRRTKLATFLEGYGRRVQKSVFECFLTQAEMQELHRRIQRRVNPDEDNVRFYWLTPQSVAKSLAIGSDPPTPPPNVYII from the coding sequence ATGCTGGTGCTGATCACTTACGATATTCCCGATAATAAACGCCGCACCAAGTTGGCAACCTTTCTAGAAGGCTACGGACGACGGGTACAAAAAAGTGTGTTTGAATGTTTTCTAACCCAAGCAGAAATGCAGGAGTTACATCGACGCATTCAACGCCGTGTTAATCCTGATGAAGATAATGTGCGCTTTTATTGGCTTACCCCTCAGTCCGTTGCCAAGAGTCTGGCCATTGGCAGCGACCCGCCTACCCCACCTCCCAATGTTTACATCATTTAA
- a CDS encoding endonuclease domain-containing protein, translating to MTSHPTEKWDIPESLRRRMVEVARDLRQQQTPSEEKLWQQLRRKQRGYRVRRQQPIGPFIVDFYISQARLVIEVDGAVHTQHIEKDKQRQDLLEELGLTVLRFSTTAVEQTLSEVLEQIDTYVQILTTQTNI from the coding sequence ATGACCTCCCATCCCACAGAAAAATGGGACATCCCCGAATCCCTACGTCGTCGCATGGTCGAAGTAGCCCGCGACCTACGACAACAGCAGACCCCATCAGAAGAAAAACTTTGGCAACAGTTACGACGCAAGCAACGCGGTTATAGAGTGCGGCGACAACAGCCTATCGGTCCCTTTATCGTAGACTTCTACATATCCCAAGCTCGACTCGTGATCGAAGTTGATGGTGCCGTTCACACTCAACACATTGAAAAAGACAAACAACGGCAAGACCTTTTAGAAGAACTCGGATTAACCGTTCTCCGCTTCTCTACAACCGCAGTAGAGCAAACCTTATCAGAAGTCTTAGAGCAGATCGATACTTACGTTCAAATCCTGACAACTCAGACAAATATTTAG
- a CDS encoding IS5 family transposase, translated as MGQQGFWDIEERQQKLEQKKAVLNRLNQLVPWETFRPILMQIREKPRKSQAGRNPTDVLLLFKMLVLQKLYNISDDELEYQVNDRLSFMQFLGLGLEDRVPDATTVWLFREQLQQHGLVEALFEQFGAYLQGAGYAAKDGQIVDATLIPVPKQRNTREENQTLKQGEVPVEWQETPHQLAQKDVDARWTKKNGTSHYGYKNHINSDAGFKLIRRYSVTDASVHDSQVLGELLDADNSGDGLWADSAYLSVLIVEVLKLIGFEPHINERAYRNRPLSEAQKTANRERSKTRARVEHIFGDVVTSMGGKVVRSIGLARAQTQLGLKNLVYNLKRFVCLETQRAASAELAR; from the coding sequence ATGGGACAGCAGGGATTCTGGGATATCGAAGAGCGCCAGCAAAAACTGGAGCAAAAGAAGGCGGTACTGAATCGGTTGAATCAACTGGTGCCGTGGGAGACCTTTCGTCCGATTCTGATGCAGATTCGAGAGAAACCGCGCAAAAGCCAGGCCGGTCGTAACCCCACCGATGTCCTGTTACTCTTCAAGATGCTGGTGCTGCAAAAGCTATACAACATCAGCGATGACGAACTGGAATATCAGGTCAACGACCGACTGTCCTTCATGCAATTTCTCGGTTTGGGGCTTGAGGATAGAGTCCCGGATGCAACGACGGTGTGGCTCTTCCGAGAACAGTTGCAGCAGCACGGCTTGGTGGAGGCGTTGTTCGAGCAGTTTGGAGCCTATCTGCAAGGGGCAGGCTATGCCGCCAAGGATGGGCAAATTGTGGATGCGACCTTGATTCCAGTTCCCAAACAACGCAACACCCGTGAGGAGAACCAAACCCTCAAGCAGGGTGAGGTTCCCGTTGAGTGGCAAGAGACCCCTCATCAGCTCGCGCAAAAAGATGTTGACGCCCGATGGACGAAGAAAAATGGAACGTCCCACTACGGCTACAAAAACCACATCAATAGTGATGCCGGCTTTAAGCTCATTCGCCGTTACAGCGTCACCGATGCGTCGGTCCATGACTCGCAGGTCTTGGGCGAGTTGCTCGATGCGGATAATAGCGGCGATGGACTTTGGGCCGATAGTGCGTATCTCTCCGTGCTGATTGTCGAGGTGCTGAAATTGATAGGGTTTGAGCCGCATATAAATGAACGGGCCTATCGCAATCGCCCCTTAAGCGAGGCCCAGAAAACCGCGAATCGAGAGCGCTCCAAAACCCGTGCCAGAGTGGAGCACATCTTCGGAGATGTCGTCACCAGCATGGGTGGCAAGGTGGTGCGCAGCATCGGGTTAGCCCGTGCCCAGACCCAGCTAGGTCTGAAAAATCTGGTGTATAACCTGAAGCGGTTTGTGTGTCTCGAAACCCAACGTGCTGCATCGGCTGAACTGGCAAGATAA
- a CDS encoding ISAs1 family transposase: MVLASMRLPPTPTTLDSRHEPAVERIEILEAFVALPDVRQASGKRHQMALCLALFTLAVTAGNRGFLAIGDWLKSYRSELIDLFNPPKGRLPSYSTIRRVLLKLDYGQYSAALARFFGIEPLAGETLAVDGKVLRGSYQLETDNPDSPPHPAILLVSAYLVERGLILEPYQVEHKTNEIKALPEFIKQLALKGVVIAFDAISTQKNCQLILDTDNHYLGALKGNQGNLHKSVQANFIAEDSYTEVSKGHGRLEKRVVSLCTTLDNIKPWPGLKTLIRVESERHFKKGGQPHLETETRYYVASFLESAESLARRIRGYWGVENKVHHIRDVTQGEDASRIRMHQLPQIFAVARNFALNLYRSNEFANMAQAERLCKFGLDTLKAIFRMK, from the coding sequence ATGGTCCTAGCGTCTATGCGTCTGCCCCCTACCCCTACTACCCTCGACTCGAGGCATGAGCCTGCTGTAGAGCGCATCGAGATCCTCGAAGCCTTCGTTGCCCTGCCAGATGTCCGTCAGGCCTCTGGCAAACGACATCAGATGGCCTTATGCCTGGCGCTCTTCACCCTGGCGGTGACGGCCGGTAATCGTGGATTTCTGGCCATTGGCGACTGGCTCAAAAGCTACCGCAGCGAGTTGATTGACCTCTTCAACCCGCCCAAGGGCCGTCTTCCCTCCTACAGCACGATTCGCCGGGTGCTGCTAAAGCTAGACTATGGACAGTATTCGGCGGCCTTGGCTCGGTTCTTTGGCATTGAACCGTTAGCCGGTGAAACCTTAGCGGTGGATGGCAAAGTCTTACGCGGGTCGTATCAACTGGAGACTGACAATCCTGACTCTCCCCCTCATCCCGCCATTCTATTGGTCAGTGCTTATCTGGTGGAGCGGGGGTTGATTCTGGAGCCCTATCAGGTAGAGCACAAGACCAACGAAATCAAAGCCCTGCCCGAGTTCATTAAGCAACTGGCGCTGAAGGGGGTGGTGATAGCCTTTGATGCGATTAGCACCCAAAAAAACTGTCAGCTCATCCTTGACACCGACAATCATTACTTGGGTGCCCTCAAAGGCAATCAGGGTAACTTGCACAAAAGCGTTCAGGCCAACTTTATCGCTGAGGACAGCTACACCGAGGTCAGTAAAGGGCATGGGCGACTGGAGAAGCGGGTCGTTAGCCTATGCACCACCCTCGATAACATCAAGCCCTGGCCAGGGCTGAAGACGCTCATTCGAGTGGAGAGTGAGCGACACTTCAAGAAGGGCGGGCAGCCTCACTTAGAAACTGAGACCCGCTACTATGTCGCCTCGTTTTTAGAATCAGCGGAATCCTTGGCTCGGCGCATTCGGGGCTATTGGGGCGTTGAAAATAAGGTACATCATATCCGGGATGTGACCCAGGGAGAAGATGCTTCGCGCATTCGTATGCACCAGTTGCCGCAAATCTTCGCCGTCGCTCGAAACTTCGCGCTCAACCTCTATCGCTCCAACGAGTTCGCCAATATGGCTCAGGCTGAACGACTCTGCAAGTTTGGTCTAGATACCCTCAAGGCCATTTTTAGAATGAAATAG